The DNA region TACCACCGGCGTTTTTTAGTTCATTGATCAGCATTTGTGTTGATTCATGTTGTTTTACTTTGCTGAGCTGTTGTGCTTCCAGAAACATATTTTGGTGCGACATTTCGAGTATAGAATGTGCAATTTCAGTTGCTCTATCCTCGAGGGTTTCTTCTATCGATTTTCGAGGGACAACAGCGTACACTAAATCAGCGTTAAGTCCTTCAGCAATTTGTTGCAACTGGTTCAACGTAATAGTACCCGCAGCTTCTTTTCTTTCAAGAATAGAAATCTGGTTTCTGGTCAAATTCAGACGTTCACCAAGCTGTGTGCCAGACATTCCTAAGGCTTCACGTATAGTTCGGATCCAGCCTGCTTTGGGCGGTGTCGGAGCTTTTAGTTCCATAGTTTTGTCTATTCTTTCGACTATCTGCTTTCGCACTACCGCTTGGACGTTAGTAAGTTTTTGATTTACTAGGAAAGGTAGTTTCATCGTGGCTTCCTGTATTTGATTGTGGATACAAATTATAAATTTTGTATCTATATAATAATACATTTTGTTGTGGTGTGTATCGATATATGTATACGTATTTAAGCTTTAGTATTAGTCTTATTCATAAATTTATCATCATCGTATTTGTTATCACGCTCTTTGCCCCTTTTCCACTTAGAGTAAAGCTCACTCACATGCTGTTCATCACTTTCTAACTTACTAGATCTAATGGCTCTGCGCATGGATGCTATACGGAATCCTTCTGCAATTCATCCTTCATACAAATACTAGAATCACATAACTCGTTAATATAACTTGAGTTACCTAGTGAGAGATAGCAACATAGACGGAACACCAATGCGGAAAGCTTCGTCTATAAAGCGTAAAGTTTCTAAGGAGATTAAGTGAGAAAAATTTCAAAAGCTCGATTTGAAGCATTGAGCTATGCACGTGTTCCTTATGTCAAAATGATTTCGGATGAAATCGAATGGTACTCTAATGACAACAATGCAGTACTAGGAACAATACTCTTAGATAAGATCGACAATGATTACGTTTCGATGGTAATGGGGCGTGATGAGGTTGGTGTGTTTCGATTTATTGACATGCAACATAGCGTCGAGTCGCTGGATGAAGCTAGAAATGTGCTTATTGAAAAGATGGAAGAACATTCTAAAGATGGCGCTGAAGAGTTTCCGCAGGGAGTTATTACTCGTAAAAAGCACTTAATATTTGAGCCGATTGTAAAAGAAAACTCTATGCTAGAGGATTTCAAATTATTAACGAATAACGATTTATTTAGTCCAGCCAAGGAACTAATCAGCGAGATAGCGTACTCTTTTGAAGATCCTGATGGAAATTATATTGAGCAATTTCAGAGTACAGGCTTCAACTCGCGAATGTGGGAATTATACCTTTATGCGTTATTTCACGAGCTAGATTTTACAATTAACCGAGAGTTTAATGCACCCGATTATGTCGTAGATAAAGGTGGCTATAGAGTTTGTATTGAAGCTGTCACGGTTAATCCAAGTCAGCATAAAGCTAATGAGCCAGACCCCGAGACTAATGAGGAAGTTGAAAAGCTTTTAAAAGATTATATGCCAATCAAGTACGGCAGCCCTTTATTTTCAAAACTCAAGAAAAAGTATTGGGAAAAAGAGCATGTAAATA from Vibrio casei includes:
- a CDS encoding mobile mystery protein A; the encoded protein is MKLPFLVNQKLTNVQAVVRKQIVERIDKTMELKAPTPPKAGWIRTIREALGMSGTQLGERLNLTRNQISILERKEAAGTITLNQLQQIAEGLNADLVYAVVPRKSIEETLEDRATEIAHSILEMSHQNMFLEAQQLSKVKQHESTQMLINELKNAGGKVLWRTYIGENRK